One stretch of Macaca nemestrina isolate mMacNem1 chromosome 17, mMacNem.hap1, whole genome shotgun sequence DNA includes these proteins:
- the LOC105469144 gene encoding cerebellar degeneration-related protein 2-like isoform X1, whose amino-acid sequence MRRAAGMEDFSAEEEEPWYDQQDLEQDLHLAAELGKTLLERNKELEGSLQQMYSTNEEQVQEIEYLTKQLDTLRHVNEQHAKVYEQLDLTARDLELTNHRLVLESKAAQQKIHGLTETIERLQAQVEELQAQVEQLRGLEQLQVLREKRERRRTIHTFPCLKELCTSPRCKDAFRLHSSSLELGPRPLEQENERLQSLVGVLRSQVSQERQRKERAEREYTAVLQEYSELERQLCEMEACRLRVQELEAELLELQQMKQAKTYLLGPDDHLAEALLAPLTQAPEADDPQPGRGDDSGAQDGVSSPAASPGHVVRKSCSDTALNAIVAKDPASRHAGNLTLHANSVRKRGMSILREVDEQYHALLEKYEELLSKCRQHGAGVRHTGVQTSRPISRDSSWRDLRGGEEGQGEAKAGEKSLSQHVEAVDKRLEQSQPEYKALFKEIFSRIQKTKADINATKVKTHSSK is encoded by the exons ATGCGGAGAGCCGCCGGGATGGAGGACTTCTCCGCGGAGGAAGAGGAGCCCTGGTACGACCAGCAGGACCTGGAGCAGG ACTTGCACCTAGCTGCAGAGCTGGGGAAGACTCTGCTGGAGAGGAACAAGGAGCTGGAGGGGTCCCTGCAGCAGATGTACTCCACCAATGAGGAACAGGTGCAGGAGATCGAG TACCTAACCAAGCAGCTGGACACGCTGCGGCATGTGAACGAGCAGCACGCCAAAGTCTACGAGCAGCTGGACCTGACAGCCCGGGACCTGGAGCTGACCAACCACAGGCTGGTACTGGAGAGCAAGGCCGCCCAGCAGAAGATCCATGG GCTGACGGAGACCATTGAGCGCCTCCAGGCCCAGGTGGAGGAGCTGCAGGCCCAGGTGGAGCAACTAAGAGGCCTGGAGCAGCTGCAAGTGCTCCGGGAGAAGCGGGAACGCAGGCGTACCATCCACACCTTCCCCTGCCTCAAGGAGCTATGCACCAGCCCCCG GTGCAAGGATGCTTTCCGCCTACACAGTTCCTCCCTGGAGCTGGGCCCGCGGCCCCTGGAGCAGGAGAACGAGCGGCTGCAGTCCCTGGTGGGGGTGCTGCGCTCCCAGGTGAGCCAGGAGCGGCAGCGCAAGGAGCGGGCAGAGCGCGAGTACACCGCGGTGCTGCAGGAGTACTCCGAGCTGGAGCGCCAGCTATGCGAGATGGAGGCCTGTCGCCTGCGCGTGCAAGAGCTGGAGGCAGAGCTGCTGGAGCTGCAGCAGATGAAGCAGGCCAAGACCTACCTACTGGGCCCGGACGACCACCTGGCCGAGGCCCTGCTTGCACCTCTCACGCAGGCCCCTGAGGCTGACGATCCCCAGCCCGGCCGCGGCGACGACTCAGGCGCCCAGGACGGTGTCTCCTCACCTGCCGCCTCCCCAGGCCATGTGGTGCGCAAGAGCTGCAGCGACACTGCGCTTAACGCCATCGTGGCCAAAGACCCAGCCAGCCGGCACGCGGGCAACCTCACACTGCACGCCAACAGTGTGCGCAAGCGGGGCATGTCCATTCTGCGGGAGGTGGACGAGCAGTACCACGCGCTGCTCGAGAAGTACGAGGAGCTGCTTAGCAAGTGCCGGCAGCACGGGGCCGGGGTGCGGCACACCGGTGTGCAGACCTCGCGCCCCATCTCCCGGGACAGCTCGTGGAGGGACTTGCGCGGGGGTGAGGAGGGCCagggggaggccaaggcaggtgagaAGAGCCTAAGCCAGCACGTGGAGGCTGTCGACAAGCGGCTGGAGCAGAGCCAGCCCGAGTACAAGGCGCTCTTTAAGGAGATCTTCTCCAGGATCCAGAAGACCAAGGCTGACATCAACGCCACCAAAGTCAAGACGCACAGCAGCAAGTGA
- the LOC105469144 gene encoding cerebellar degeneration-related protein 2-like isoform X2: MYSTNEEQVQEIEYLTKQLDTLRHVNEQHAKVYEQLDLTARDLELTNHRLVLESKAAQQKIHGLTETIERLQAQVEELQAQVEQLRGLEQLQVLREKRERRRTIHTFPCLKELCTSPRCKDAFRLHSSSLELGPRPLEQENERLQSLVGVLRSQVSQERQRKERAEREYTAVLQEYSELERQLCEMEACRLRVQELEAELLELQQMKQAKTYLLGPDDHLAEALLAPLTQAPEADDPQPGRGDDSGAQDGVSSPAASPGHVVRKSCSDTALNAIVAKDPASRHAGNLTLHANSVRKRGMSILREVDEQYHALLEKYEELLSKCRQHGAGVRHTGVQTSRPISRDSSWRDLRGGEEGQGEAKAGEKSLSQHVEAVDKRLEQSQPEYKALFKEIFSRIQKTKADINATKVKTHSSK, from the exons ATGTACTCCACCAATGAGGAACAGGTGCAGGAGATCGAG TACCTAACCAAGCAGCTGGACACGCTGCGGCATGTGAACGAGCAGCACGCCAAAGTCTACGAGCAGCTGGACCTGACAGCCCGGGACCTGGAGCTGACCAACCACAGGCTGGTACTGGAGAGCAAGGCCGCCCAGCAGAAGATCCATGG GCTGACGGAGACCATTGAGCGCCTCCAGGCCCAGGTGGAGGAGCTGCAGGCCCAGGTGGAGCAACTAAGAGGCCTGGAGCAGCTGCAAGTGCTCCGGGAGAAGCGGGAACGCAGGCGTACCATCCACACCTTCCCCTGCCTCAAGGAGCTATGCACCAGCCCCCG GTGCAAGGATGCTTTCCGCCTACACAGTTCCTCCCTGGAGCTGGGCCCGCGGCCCCTGGAGCAGGAGAACGAGCGGCTGCAGTCCCTGGTGGGGGTGCTGCGCTCCCAGGTGAGCCAGGAGCGGCAGCGCAAGGAGCGGGCAGAGCGCGAGTACACCGCGGTGCTGCAGGAGTACTCCGAGCTGGAGCGCCAGCTATGCGAGATGGAGGCCTGTCGCCTGCGCGTGCAAGAGCTGGAGGCAGAGCTGCTGGAGCTGCAGCAGATGAAGCAGGCCAAGACCTACCTACTGGGCCCGGACGACCACCTGGCCGAGGCCCTGCTTGCACCTCTCACGCAGGCCCCTGAGGCTGACGATCCCCAGCCCGGCCGCGGCGACGACTCAGGCGCCCAGGACGGTGTCTCCTCACCTGCCGCCTCCCCAGGCCATGTGGTGCGCAAGAGCTGCAGCGACACTGCGCTTAACGCCATCGTGGCCAAAGACCCAGCCAGCCGGCACGCGGGCAACCTCACACTGCACGCCAACAGTGTGCGCAAGCGGGGCATGTCCATTCTGCGGGAGGTGGACGAGCAGTACCACGCGCTGCTCGAGAAGTACGAGGAGCTGCTTAGCAAGTGCCGGCAGCACGGGGCCGGGGTGCGGCACACCGGTGTGCAGACCTCGCGCCCCATCTCCCGGGACAGCTCGTGGAGGGACTTGCGCGGGGGTGAGGAGGGCCagggggaggccaaggcaggtgagaAGAGCCTAAGCCAGCACGTGGAGGCTGTCGACAAGCGGCTGGAGCAGAGCCAGCCCGAGTACAAGGCGCTCTTTAAGGAGATCTTCTCCAGGATCCAGAAGACCAAGGCTGACATCAACGCCACCAAAGTCAAGACGCACAGCAGCAAGTGA